A part of Aegilops tauschii subsp. strangulata cultivar AL8/78 chromosome 2, Aet v6.0, whole genome shotgun sequence genomic DNA contains:
- the LOC109754339 gene encoding PTI1-like tyrosine-protein kinase 3 isoform X1, protein MRWWESVKSLFGDGGNLGCLSCVGRKAPEDLYSYPMEPAKRKRSRGAAPAAEEEPGAIEVPAVALREVNELTGSFDREKLIGEGSYAKVYKVTLRSARLAVVKKLEKTSKHASNDVFRRQLAVASRLRHESFVRLLGYTISGDLRVLVYEFATMGTLHDALHGPREGVGAREEVEERPVLSWAHRVQIALDAARGLEYLHEKASPPVVHKDVRSTNVLLFDGMRAKIADYNMFSQAADMARLNRSTHTLGSFGYQAPEYAMSGQMTDKSDVYSFGIVLLELLTGRKPLDRTLPQGQRSLVNWASPLLTEDRAQECIDPRLGDKYPATGALKLGRIAVQCLQYDPTYRPSMGTIARVINYAVVRDQQGVV, encoded by the exons ATGAGGTGGTGGGAGAGCGTCAAGAGCCTGTTCGGCGACGGCGGCAACCTCGGTTGCCTGTCCTGCGTCGGGAGGAAGGCCCCCGAGGATCTCTACTCCTACCCCATGGAGCCCG CGAAGCGGAAACGATCGCGCGGCGCCGctccggcggcggaggaggagccggGCGCCATCGAGGTGCCGGCGGTGGCGCTCCGGGAGGTGAACGAGCTAACCGGCTCCTTCGACAGGGAGAAGCTGATCGGGGAGGGGTCGTACGCCAAGGTGTACAAGGTGACGCTGCGGAGCGCGAGGCTCGCCGTGGTGAAGAAGCTGGAGAAGACGTCCAAGCACGCCTCCAACGACGTCTTCCGCCGGCAGCTGGCCGTGGCGTCCAGGCTGCGGCACGAGAGCTTCGTCCGCCTGCTCGGCTACACCATAAGCGGCGACCTCCGCGTGCTCGTCTACGAGTTCGCCACCATGGGCACCCTCCACGACGCCCTGCACG GGCCGAGGGAGGGCGTGGGGGCgcgggaggaggtggaggagaggcCGGTGCTGAGCTGGGCGCACCGGGTGCAGATCGCGCTGGACGCGGCGAGGGGGCTGGAGTACCTGCACGAGAAGGCGTCGCCGCCGGTGGTCCACAAGGACGTGCGCTCCACCAACGTGCTGCTCTTCGACGGCATGAGGGCCAAGATCGCCGACTACAACATGTTCAGCCAGGCCGCCGACATGGCGCGACTCAACCGCTCCACGCACACGCTCGGCTCCTTCGGCTACCAGGCGCCCGA GTACGCGATGAGCGGTCAAATGACGGACAAGAGCGACGTGTACAGCTTCGGCATTGTTCTCCTGGAGCTCTTGACGGGCAGGAAGCCGCTGGATCGGACGTTGCCGCAGGGGCAGCGCAGCCTAGTCAACTGG GCATCTCCGCTGCTGACTGAAGACAGAGCTCAGGAATGCATCGACCCGAGGCTCGGCGACAAGTACCCTGCCACCGGAGCGCTCAAG CTAGGGAGGATCGCAGTGCAGTGCCTCCAGTATGACCCAACCTACCGGCCGTCCATGGGCACCATCGCCCGCGTGATCAACTACGCCGTCGTACGGGACCAGCAGGGCGTGGTCTGA
- the LOC109754339 gene encoding PTI1-like tyrosine-protein kinase 3 isoform X2 — MRWWESVKSLFGDGGNLGCLSCVGRKAPEDLYSYPMEPAKRKRSRGAAPAAEEEPGAIEVPAVALREVNELTGSFDREKLIGEGSYAKVYKVTLRSARLAVVKKLEKTSKHASNDVFRRQLAVASRLRHESFVRLLGYTISGDLRVLVYEFATMGTLHDALHGPREGVGAREEVEERPVLSWAHRVQIALDAARGLEYLHEKASPPVVHKDVRSTNVLLFDGMRAKIADYNMFSQAADMARLNRSTHTLGSFGYQAPEYAMSGQMTDKSDVYSFGIVLLELLTGRKPLDRTLPQGQRSLVNWVSNASQSVGEKV; from the exons ATGAGGTGGTGGGAGAGCGTCAAGAGCCTGTTCGGCGACGGCGGCAACCTCGGTTGCCTGTCCTGCGTCGGGAGGAAGGCCCCCGAGGATCTCTACTCCTACCCCATGGAGCCCG CGAAGCGGAAACGATCGCGCGGCGCCGctccggcggcggaggaggagccggGCGCCATCGAGGTGCCGGCGGTGGCGCTCCGGGAGGTGAACGAGCTAACCGGCTCCTTCGACAGGGAGAAGCTGATCGGGGAGGGGTCGTACGCCAAGGTGTACAAGGTGACGCTGCGGAGCGCGAGGCTCGCCGTGGTGAAGAAGCTGGAGAAGACGTCCAAGCACGCCTCCAACGACGTCTTCCGCCGGCAGCTGGCCGTGGCGTCCAGGCTGCGGCACGAGAGCTTCGTCCGCCTGCTCGGCTACACCATAAGCGGCGACCTCCGCGTGCTCGTCTACGAGTTCGCCACCATGGGCACCCTCCACGACGCCCTGCACG GGCCGAGGGAGGGCGTGGGGGCgcgggaggaggtggaggagaggcCGGTGCTGAGCTGGGCGCACCGGGTGCAGATCGCGCTGGACGCGGCGAGGGGGCTGGAGTACCTGCACGAGAAGGCGTCGCCGCCGGTGGTCCACAAGGACGTGCGCTCCACCAACGTGCTGCTCTTCGACGGCATGAGGGCCAAGATCGCCGACTACAACATGTTCAGCCAGGCCGCCGACATGGCGCGACTCAACCGCTCCACGCACACGCTCGGCTCCTTCGGCTACCAGGCGCCCGA GTACGCGATGAGCGGTCAAATGACGGACAAGAGCGACGTGTACAGCTTCGGCATTGTTCTCCTGGAGCTCTTGACGGGCAGGAAGCCGCTGGATCGGACGTTGCCGCAGGGGCAGCGCAGCCTAGTCAACTGGGTGAGCAATGCTTCTCAG TCGGTCGGTGAAAAGGTTTAA
- the LOC109754338 gene encoding CMP-sialic acid transporter 4: MQRNGVMECSVCHSKVVAGTPRSISRAYDKHKSKISSKQRVLTFLLVSGDCVLVGLQPILVFMCKVDGKFQFSPISVNFLTEVTKVFFAMIMLIIESRKQKVGEKSLLSVSTFVQAARNNVLLAIPALLYAINNYLKFIMQLYFNPSTVKMLSNLKVLVIAVLLKFIMRRKFSIIQWEALGLLLIGISVNQLRSMPEGTKTFGLPVTAIAYIYTLIFVTVPSFASVYNEYALKSQFDTNIYLQNVFLYGYGAIFNLLGILGTVIVQGPESFDILRGHSRATFFLICNNAAQGILSSFFFKYADTILKKYSSTVATIFTGLASAAFLGHTLTINFLLGISIVFISMHQFFSPLAKVKDDKPAGTLELGDAQKHRSSDSSFVNMTAGAADDASHISDDRKPLLPI; the protein is encoded by the exons ATGCAGAGGAATGGGGTGATGGAATGCAGCGTCTGCCACTCCAAGGTCGTGGCGGGGACCCCCAGGAGCATATCAAGGGCATACGACAAGCACAAGAGCAAGATATCGTCCAAACAGCGTGTGCTCACCTTCCTTCTTGTGTCTGGGGACTGCGTCTTGGTCGGCCTTCAG CCTATCCTAGTCTTTATGTGCAAGGTTGATGGGAAATTTCAGTTCAGTCCCATCAGTGTTAACTTTTTGACGGAAGTTACAAAGGTTTTCTTTGCTATGATAATGCTAATAATTGAG TCTAGAAAACAGAAGGTTGGGGAGAAGTCACTTCTCTCAGTTTCGACCTTTGTACAG GCAGCCCGTAACAATGTACTCTTAGCTATTCCTGCTCTACTATATGCCATCAACAACTACTTAAAGTTTATCATGCAG TTATACTTCAACCCCTCGACTGTGAAGATGCTAAGCAACCTGAAG GTACTCGTCATAGCTGTACTCCTAAAGTTTATAATGCGAAGGAAATTCTCTATAATTCAG TGGGAAGCCCTTGGCCTGCTGCTTATTGGAATCAGCGTGAATCAACTACGCTCAATGCCTGAGGGCACCAAAACTTTTGGTCTTCCGGTCACCGCAATTGCATACATATACACACTAATATTT GTTACTGTCCCATCATTTGCCTCTGTCTACAACGAGTATGCATTAAAAAGTCAGTTCGACACAAACATCTATCTTCAG AATGTGTTTCTGTATGGTTATGGTGCAATTTTCAATCTCCTTGGAATCCTAGGGACTGTCATAGTTCAAG GGCCAGAGAGTTTTGATATCCTTCGAGGGCATTCAAGGGCCACTTTTTTCCTCATTTGTAACAATGCTGCGCAAGGAATTCTCTCTTCATTCTTCTTTAAGTATGCAG ACACAATTTTGAAGAAGTACTCATCAACAGTGGCCACAATTTTTACTGGGCTAGCATCTGCTGCATTTTTGGGACATACCCTGACTATTAACTTTCTATTAGGCATCTCAATAGTGTTTATCTCAATGCATCAG TTTTTCTCGCCACTAGCCAAAGTCAAAGATGACAAACCAGCTGGAACTTTAGAGTTGGGAGATGCACAGAAACATAG GTCATCCGATTCTTCTTTTGTAAATATGACTGCTGGTGCTGCTGATGAT GCAAGCCACATTAGCGATGATAGAAAACCATTGTTGCCAATCTAA